A window of Apium graveolens cultivar Ventura chromosome 8, ASM990537v1, whole genome shotgun sequence contains these coding sequences:
- the LOC141677164 gene encoding alcohol dehydrogenase 1 has product MASTAGQVIRCKAAVAWEAGKPLVIEEVEVAPPQKLEVRIKILFTSLCHTDIYFWEAKGQNPVFPRILGHEAGGIVESVGEGVTDLAPGDHVLPVFTGECKECAHCKSEESNMCDLLRINTDRGVMLNDGKSRFSINGKPILHFVGTSTFSEYTVMHVGCVAKINPLAPLDKVCVLSCGISTGLGSTLNVAKPKKGSTVAVFGLGAVGLAAAEGARIAGASRIIGVDLNPNRFEAAKKFGVTEFVNPKDHNKPVQEVIAEMTNGGVDRSIECTGHVDAMISAFECVHDGWGVAVLVGVPHKDAVFKTSPMNLLSERTLKGSFFGNYKPRTDLPSVVEKYMNKELELEKFITHEVPFAEINKAFDLMLKGEGLRCIIRM; this is encoded by the exons CTGCTGTAGCATGGGAAGCAGGGAAACCACTTGTGATCGAGGAAGTCGAGGTTGCCCCTCCTCAGAAACTTGAAGTTCGTATCAAGATCCTCTTCACTTCTCTCTGCCACACCGATATTTACTTTTGGGAGGCAAAG GGGCAGAACCCTGTTTTTCCTCGTATTCTTGGACATGAAGCAGGGGGGATTGTGGAAAGTGTTGGAGAGGGTGTAACTGATTTGGCACCAGGAGATCATGTTCTCCCAGTCTTCACCGGAGAATGTAAAGAATGTGCCCACTGCAAATCAGAAGAAAGCAATATGTGTGATCTCCTCAGGATCAACACTGACAGGGGTGTTATGCTTAATGATGGAAAGTCGCGATTTTCAATCAATGGCAAGCCCATCCTACATTTTGTTGGGACATCCACGTTTAGTGAATACACTGTCATGCATGTTGGCTGTGTTGCCAAGATCAACCCCCTTGCGCCTCTCGACAAAGTTTGTGTCCTTAGCTGTGGAATTTCAACCG GATTGGGTTCGACTCTGAATGTTGCGAAACCTAAGAAGGGCTCAACAGTGGCTGTCTTTGGGTTGGGAGCTGTAGGCCTTGCT GCTGCGGAAGGAGCTAGAATTGCTGGGGCTTCTAGAATTATTGGTGTTGATCTGAATCCAAACAGATTCGAGGCTG CAAAGAAGTTTGGTGTGACAGAGTTTGTGAACCCAAAAGACCACAACAAACCAGTTCAAGAG GTAATTGCTGAAATGACCAATGGAGGAGTGGACAGAAGTATCGAGTGCACCGGACATGTAGATGCCATGATTTCGGCATTTGAATGTGTACATGAT GGCTGGGGTGTTGCTGTGCTTGTTGGAGTTCCACACAAAGATGCTGTCTTTAAGACTAGCCCCATGAATTTGTTGAGTGAAAGGACTCTCAAGGGTAGTTTCTTTGGAAACTACAAACCTCGTACAGACCTTCCATCTGTGGTCGAAAAATACATGAACAAG GAACTTGAACTAGAGAAGTTTATCACTCATGAAGTCCCATTTGCCGAAATCAACAAGGCTTTTGATCTGATGCTCAAAGGCGAAGGCCTCCGATGCATTATCCGAATGTAA
- the LOC141677163 gene encoding delta(12)-fatty-acid desaturase FAD2-like, producing the protein MGKGGRMLVNNDQQKTVDDHKLVRRVPHQKPPFTISDIKKAIPPHCFNRSLIRSSSYLFFDLIVCFLLYHIATSYIPLLPTPLAYLAWTAYVYVQGCFMFAVWVVAHECGHQAFSDYHLLNDTLGFVLHSLLLVPYFSWKISHRRHHANTNSLDRDENHVPRFKNTIRSYYHHFNNPLGRVFIIAFTLILGWPLYLIVNIAGRSYDRFASHFDPYSPIYSKRERAQIILSDIGVFAAGYGLYRIAAVKGLSWVFLVYGAPLHVANGFLVMITLLHHTHLSLPHYDSSEWDWLRGALATVDRNYGILNIVFHHIADTHVLHHLISSIPHYHSQEAAEAIKPVLGDYYHYDDTPFYKAMWREAKECLYVEAEEDGDKATGVYWYKNKL; encoded by the coding sequence ATGGGTAAAGGTGGACGAATGCTCGTTAACAATGATCAACAAAAAACAGTTGATGATCATAAATTAGTCCGTCGTGTTCCTCATCAAAAACCACCATTTACGATATCCGATATCAAGAAGGCTATTCCACCACATTGTTTCAATCGATCGCTCATTCGTTCCTCGTCCTACCTATTTTTCGACCTTATCGTTTGTTTCCTTCTATACCACATTGCCACAAGCTACATTCCCCTCCTCCCCACGCCCCTCGCCTACCTTGCGTGGACGGCCTATGTTTACGTTCAAGGTTGTTTCATGTTTGCCGTATGGGTGGTGGCACATGAATGCGGTCACCAGGCCTTTAGTGACTATCATTTGCTAAATGACACTCTTGGCTTTGTTCTTCATTCTCTTCTCCTCGTACCCTATTTTTCTTGGAAAATTAGTCATCGTCGCCACCATGCAAACACTAATTCTCTTGACCGCGATGAAAACCATGTCCCCAGATTCAAGAACACAATTAGATCCTATTATCATCATTTCAACAATCCTCTTGGCCGAGTCTTTATCATTGCATTCACTCTCATTTTAGGATGGCCTTTATACTTGATTGTCAACATAGCTGGACGATCATATGATCGCTTTGCATCTCACTTTGACCCCTACAGTCCTATTTATTCCAAACGTGAGCGCGCTCAAATTATATTGTCTGATATCGGTGTTTTTGCTGCTGGCTATGGCCTATACCGAATTGCTGCAGTTAAAGGACTTTCATGGGTTTTCTTAGTCTATGGTGCACCATTACACGTAGCAAATGGATTCCTGGTGATGATAACTCTCCTGCATCACACTCATCTCTCCTTGCCTCACTACGACTCGTCTGAGTGGGATTGGTTGAGGGGAGCTCTGGCCACTGTGGACAGGAACTACGGAATTCTAAACATAGTGTTCCATCACATTGCAGATACTCATGTGCTTCACCATCTTATCTCTAGCATCCCTCATTATCATTCCCAGGAAGCAGCCGAAGCCATCAAGCCCGTCTTGGGGGATTATTATCACTATGATGACACTCCATTTTATAAGGCTATGTGGAGAGAAGCTAAAGAGTGTCTCTATGTTGAGGCTGAGGAGGATGGTGACAAGGCCACTGGCGTCTACTGGTACAAAAATAAGCTTTGA